The Rickettsiales bacterium genome segment CAATAACATGGAAACCACGCAGGCGCAGTATCTGGAAGTCATCACTTCCAAGACTGCCGCTTTGTTTGCCGCTGCCTGCGAGCTTGGCGCGGTCGTCTCCGGCCAGACGCAGATGGAAGGCGTGCTCAATGAAATCGGCCTGTGCCTTGGCATTGCGTTCCAGATCATGGATGACGCGCTCGATTACGCTGCGAACGAAAAGACGCTCGGCAAAGCCGTGGGCGATGATTTTCGCGACGGCAAAGTGACGCTGCCTGTGATTCTCGCCTATACGGATGGCAGTGCTGAGGAGCGGACCTTCTGGAAGCGCACGATGGAAGAGCAGGATATCCATGACGGCGATCTGGAGCATGCGACCGATCTTATCGCCCGTTATGATGCCATTACGCGCTCGGTCGCGGTGGCGGAAAACTATTGTGAAACCGCGAGAAAGCTCATTTCCCGATTCGCGGATTCAGAAGAAAAAGAAGCATTGCTGGAAACAGTTGCTTTTTGTACGCAAAGGTCTTATTAAGACCGCTCGCTGGTTTTTCAGCGGGGCATCGGAGTGTAGCTCAGCCTGGTAGAGCACTACGTTCGGGACGTAGGGGCCGGAGGTTCGAATCCTCTCACTCCGACCATTTATTGGTCTCCCCGCTTTTCAATATTAGGTGTGGCATATGGAACAGGACGAGATTGCAATCCGGCAACTGGTGGCCACCTGGATGGAAGCCAGCAAATCCGGCGATGTTCAGACCGTGCTCAGCCTCATGACGGACGATGTGGTATTCATGGTGCCGGGCGCGAAGCCTTTCGGCAAGGAAGCGTTTGCCGCTGCTTCGCAGGGCATGAAATCCATGAAGATGGACGGCAAGAGCGAAATACTGGAACTGGAAGTGCTGGGCGACTGGGCCTATGCGCGCAGCTTTATCGACATGACCGTCACCCCGCCCAATGGCGACCCCATCCACCGCAACGGTCATACATTGACACTCTTTAAGAAAGACGTAGACGGGAAGTGGAAGCTCGCCCGCGATGCGAATATGCTTACGGTGGTGAAGGGGTAGAGCGCTACGTCCCGAACGTAGAAACTAATCTTTTGGGGATAGAGCCAAAGCCTCTTCCATAGTCATCGCTCCCTTTCTGCAACGCTCGACAATCTCATCAAAGCTAGCTGTAGATTCTTTAAAATAACGAGAAAACCATCCCCATTTGGCTAACTTAATTAATTCGTCAGATTTTTTATATTTATCAATATTGTGGGTTGTTAACTTAATGACCCAGTCTCGCCACCAAGAGGGGCATCGTATTAGTGTATCGTCTAGATAATCCAAGTGTAAAATCCCATCAAAGTCTTCCTTTATCATTTTCCCTACATACGCTTCGGCTGGAGCGGCTATTGGTAATACATCATCTGATACTACTATTCGGGGATAGATTGCGACCTTGGATTCCATTTCGTATGCCCTATTAAGTCCTTCACCAAAAATAATGCCTTTATGGTGGTATATATTTCCAAGAGTTAAACTTCCTCGTAGAAGAAAACCATCACGCAAAGTTCGAATGATTAGTGAACCAACAATCTTTCTAAATTCCACAATTACCCAATCCAGAACCTTATGCTTCTTTAAAGGTGCGATAGGATAAGAGACGACCAAATGATCAGAAAAGGTGCTAATTGCCGGGTTCATTTCTATCATATTTCCCGGAATTTCCTCAATTTGATACTCTCTTTTTATGCCCGCTATAATTGTAAGCAACTCCTCAATTATATCGATTATCTCTTTATTGCTACGAATGGCATCTTTGAATCCGAGTAAATCTATATACAGGATAATATGGTCTTGGTATTCTTCGGGAGAGGACATGCTATTTCATAGAAGCATTAAAATGGTGCCCAGAGCCGGAATCGAACCAGCGACACAGGGATTTTCAGTCCCTTGCTCTACCAACTGAGCTATCTGGGCATTTCGCGAGCGCGCAGAGCCTTATAGGGTAAACTATTTTGTTTGTCTACAGGTTCCGTAGACAAATTTCGACAATATCATGAAAATAAGGAATTCCGTTGCGGGGCATGGCGTTACACATGATCTGGCGGTGGAATCTGAGGGAACAACGTAATAACGCACGCCGGTGGCGCCGTGCCTCCCCATCTGGGGTGACGCGGCGCCGCCGGTTGAGATGTGCGACCCGATCAGTCCTGACGCCGCCGGTCGTGCACAGCCAGCCACTCCTGGTTGCTGCTCCAGTCGTCCGGGATGCCGTCGAGGTACTCACGGTTGCTGCTCTCGATGTTGCTGAGAACCCGTTCGATGTACCTCGTGTACGCCCGCACGACGGAGGAGTGCTCGGTCGTGTAGAGGCCGGCGACCTCGTCGAGCGCGATGAACAGCTCGTCGCGGTCCAGCGCGCTGAACCTGATGCGCTCGTCGTAGACGGTCTCACCGCTGATGGGCTCGGTCACCATGATGTGGAGGCCGGGCAGCGGGCTGACCGTCGGCGGGGCGTAGGTGTGAACGTCGATCTGGAAGACGACGCCCCGGAACTCCACCACGTCAGCGTTGTCGGCAACGCGGTGGCGCCTGCGTGTCGTACTCATCTCACTACCTCCAGTGGGTAGACGGACCAGCTTGTTAGGCTGGCATAACAGTTCCCCGCAACAGACACGTCGTTGTGTTCGCTGCGATACTCCTGTGTTAGCAAGTATAAGTACGCCGAAACGTACTCGACTGGAAATGCAGACATATGCATTGCTGCACTGTTTCTACTTCCAGGGAACCTTGCCATATTAGCATATAATTGGTTAATTTTCTTATAAAGCCTTGAGAGTTACGCTTAAAGAAGCGCTAAAAATATTACTTATCAATATCTTCCAGTTAACAATAAGCTAAAATCGGTCGCTGGTATATTCCGACAGGGTGTGGCCGAGGGTTTTGGCTTCGATGACTTCCTCGATCGTGTGCTTTACGAAGCTCGGGTCGGAGATAGCTTTGAGGCGGATTTTACGCTCGTCCTGTGTGGCAATGATCAATGTGCCGTAATTAAAGAGCATGCCGAGCATCCCCTGCTTGAACCAGACATGGACGATCTGGGAGAAGGGCAAATCGAACGGGCGGCGGAAGAGCAGGCCGCGTTTGCCGTACAGGCGTTTGTTCGTCACGGTGATTTCCGAGGCGGGAAGGGCACTGAACCCGCCGATCACCCAGGTCAGCAGCGAAATTATATAGGCGATAACGCTGGCGCGCCCTGTGTAAAGAATTTGTTCATTCTCTTCGAGAAAAACCATATTTTCCTTGTCTGTGGGGGATGCTCCCCCACCGCTTACGCTTCCCCCTCGCTGCGCGGGGTCGTCGTATAGAACTCCTCCACGCCTACTGAGAGGTATTTACTCATGATTACCCGTCAATTTTCCATCCTTCAACCGCATCACAGGGTAATTGAACATAGAGATCAGATGATCGTCATGCGTGGCGAAGACGATGGTCGTGCCATTCTTATTGAGGGTTTCGAAGAGATACATGAACTTCATGCGCAGTGCGGAATCCAGATTGCCGCTCGGCTCATCCGCGAGCAGGATATCCGGCCGTGTGACAACCGCACGGGCGATGGCGGCGCGCTGTTTCTGGCCGCCGGAGAGGATTTCCGGCTTTGCTTTGTGATAAGCGCCGAGGCCTACCCATTCCAGCAGCTCACCTACCTTTTCTTTAATCTGCTCTTTCGGCTCGCCCGCAATCTTGAGCGGCAGGCCAACATTTTCTTCGATGTTGAGATGCTCGATCAGGCGGTAATCCTGAAACACGGTGCCGATGCGGCGGCGGAACATGGGCAATTGCTCACGCATCAGGCGCGTAGTCTCGGTGCCGAAGAGGCGAACGCTGCCGCGGCTCGGGCGCACGCAGAGCGAAATGACATTCAGGAGCGAGGATTTGCCGACACCGGATGCGCCGGAAAGAAAATAAAAACCGCCGCGATTGATGGAGAGGCTAATGTCACGAAGCACTTCCTGACCGCTCAGGTAGCCCATGGAGACTTTTTCGAGACGGACAATTTGTTCACTGGTGATTGACATCAATAATCTCTCGCTTAAATCTATAACCATAGTTATAGTAGCCAGCGGAAAAAATCCACAGGTAATGTTATGATCTTAAGCTGTCCCGAATGCCACACCAGCTATATGGTTCCAGATGCCGCATTCGGGGAAAACGGAAGGATGTTCCGTTGCGCGAACTGCAAATACAGCTGGTTCGAGGAGAATCCCGACAAGCATGAAACTGAACACGCGGAGGCGCCCGTAGCTGCCGGTGCTGATGAAGCTGAAATCGCTGCGCCATCTGCTGCTGAAATAGAAGAGTTGCTCAGGCCCGAGCCTGAAGCTGAGCCTGTGCGCCGCACACCTCCGCCGCGCGAGCAGCCGATGTTTGCTTCGCTGCTTTCGGAACCCGATCTTCCGCCGATGCCCAGACCCAGGGCCGCTGCTCCTGTGCTGCAATCCGTGCCGAAGCAGGCGGCGAATTCAAACGGCGCTGGCGTCAAAGCGTTGAAGGCTCTGTGCATGTTTCTGCTGGTGCTGAATCTTGCGCTTTATCCTTTCGCACACCGAAAGGAAATCATCCGTAGTAATCCTGTCATCGGCATGCTGTTCCAGCTCTTCGGCGTGTATGACACCGATGGGCTCGCGCTCACGGATGTGAAAATCTCCAAGATGAGGCTGGATGAAAGAACGGTGCGCGTGCGGCTGGAATGCAGCGTGCTCAATAATTCGCAGCAGAAACGCGCGCTGCCGGAGCTGAATGCGTTCCTGATGAATGCTGCCGGTAAGCAGGTCTTTAAAAGCCCGGATATGATCGAGACGGGCAAGGCTATCCATACGGGTGAGTCGGAGCCTTGCAAACCTTTCGCCTTCGATATGGGCGACGGAGAGGTGGATCATATCATTCTGGAGCTGGCAGACAGTTCCGATATGGGCCTGAGAGTTCGAAAATAGTCTCTATTTCAGTATATTGACTTGTTTCGCTTGCATTTCCTTGGCTTTGTGGCAGTAATGGGCGGAATTTTTAACATCATGTGGCGGGTATGACAAATTCCTACACGAGTTGCCTTTCCATCAATAAAATGCGGCTTTCCGTAAGGCTCGGCTATGAGAAAGAAGAGCGAGCGCTGGCGCAATCGGTTGATGTGGATATCAAGCTTTATTACCCCGGACTCACCGAAGCGTGCCGCAGCGATGACGGCGATTACAGCTGTTACGATAAGCTCAGCCGTAAGATTCAACAGCTTTGTGAAAGCAAGGAATTCCGCCTGATCGAATATCTCTGCACGGAAATCTATAACACCGCGCGCGGCGAGCTTGCACAGGATATCAAGATTCGCGTAACTGTTACCAAATGCGGCCTACCGGTCGGGTTCGTGCTGGGCGGCGCAAGTTTCTCCCATACCGACCTGCCGCCATTTTCCTGGGTGGTGCCTGAATAGTTATGATCATACTCGGACTCGGATCGAATAAAGGCGACCGGCTTGCGCACTTACGCGATGCGGTGCGTGTGCTCGGCGGCATCGTGGATAATCTTGTCTGCTCGCCCATCTATGAATCGCGTGCGCTGCTGCCGGATGAAGCGCCGAAGGAATGGGATATCGACTTTCTGAATATGGCCGTGTGCGGGGAGACAAAGCTGACAGCGCACGAGTTTCTGGAAAGGGCCAAGCAGATTGAGAAGGAACTTGGGCGCAAACCTTCCGGTCACTGGGGACCGCGCGAGATCGATATCGACATTCTGGCGTATGACGATGCTGTGATTCACGAACCGCACCTCGTCGTTCCGCATCAATATATGCTGGAGCGCGACTTCGCCCTGATTCCGGTGGCGGATATTGCACCTGAGTGGCGTTACCCTGTTCGCGGAGAGCTTCACGGCATGAGTGCGAAGCAGCTTGCGGGCAATCTTATTTCCAGCATGAAAAAAACCTCTTTCACGATATGACAAAACTTGTCGGCATATTGAACGTGACGCCGGATTCTTTCTCGGATGGCGGGCGTTACGATACTGCCGAACATGCCATACAGCGGATAGATGAACTCATTGCCTGTGGCGCGGCGGGAGTGGATGTTGGCGCGGAATCCACGAGGCCCGGCGCAGTGCTGCTTTCGCCTGAACAGGAATGGCACCGGCTTGCGCCCATCATGGAAGCGATATGCGAACGTGCGGGTAAAGCGTTTTTCAGTGTGGATACACGGCAGGCAGAAACGGCGCTCCGTTGCATCCGCGTATTTGGCGATGCGGCTCCTTCTTCGCTGGCCATCAACGATGTCAGCGGCGGGCGGAATGCAAAGCTTGTGGAGACGGCGCTCAAGCATAATATCCGCCTGATCCTCACGCATTCGCTTTCCGTTCCTGCCGATCCGGCGGTTACACTGCCACAGGATGCTGATGCGTTGCAGGTGGTGTATGACTGGGCTGAGGATATGATCCGACAGTGCGGCAAAAACATTATCATCGACCCCGGCATCGGCTTTGGCAAAAACGCGGAGCAGTCACTTTCGCTCATTAAAAATATCGGCCACTTAAAAGCGTTGGGTGTGGAGATCATGGGGGGACATTCACGCAAATCCTTCCTGTCGCTGTTTACCGATAAGCCTGCCGCGCAGCGCGATCCGGAAACACTGATTATTTCGCAGTATCTTGTCAGGCAGGGGGTGGACTATCTGCGTGTTCATGATGTAAAAAGCCATTATGCCATGCTGAAAATCAACGAGGCGTTATGAAGCATCCGGACGCGCGTATTGAAAAACTGCTTGCGGTGCTTGCCGCTCCAAGACTTGCCGAGATCGATCTTTCGCTGAACCGCATTGAGGCGCTGCTTGCCGCACTCGGTAATCCGCAGGATAAGCTGCCGCCCGTTGTGCATGTCGCGGGCACGAACGGCAAAGGATCGCTGCTTGCTTACATGAAGGCCATACTGGAGGCTGCGGGCTATAAGGTGAATCGCTTGACTTCGCCTTACCTTGTAAAATTCAATGAGCAGATCACACTCGGCAACGAAGACATTAGCGACGAATATCTGCTTTCACTACTGGAAGAGTTGCTTGCGGTTACTGCAGATTACCCGGTGACGTTCTTTGAAGCCAGCACAGCGCTCGCGTTTCTTGCATTCGCACAGACGCCTTCCGATATCGTGCTTCTGGAAACGGGGCTTGGCGGGAGACTGGATGCTACGAATGTCGTCAAGAAACCTGCATTGACGGCTATTACTCCCATTTCGATCGATCATAGCGAGTTTTTAGGCAATACGATTGCCGAGATTGCAGGAGAAAAAGCAGGGATTATTAAGCAAAGCGTGCTATGCGTGGTGGGACCGCAAGTGCCGGAGGCGCTGGAAGTGCTGGAGAAGGCAGCAGAAAAACGAGAAGCGGCTCTGTATCGTTACGGCAAGGAGTGGCGGGTGGAGCCTCGCGAAGATGGGTTTCGTTATATTTCGACGCGTCGCACCGCGGATTTTCCGCTGCCGAATCTTCCCGGCAAACACCAGATCAACAATGCGGCCACCGCTATTGCCTGTATAGACTGTCTTTCCGGCTTTACGATAACGGATGCCCATATTGCACAAGGCATTACGCATGCCTTGTGGCAGGCTCGACTTCAACGGCTTACACAGGGAAAGCTGGCTGCAATGCTACCCCGGGACGCTGAACTCTGGCTGGATGGCGGCCATAATGCGAGTGCGGGCGAAGCGGTGGCGCACTGGCTGAAACAGCAGAAAAAGCCGGTGCATGTGATCTGGGGAATGCTGAAAACCAAGGATGCAAAACAGTTCCTCGCGCCATGCGTGCCATATATACGGTCGCTGTCGGCAATGACGATCGAAGGAAAGCCTGATAGTTTTACCCCGCAGGAATTGGCTGAAATAGGGCGGAGTCACGGGATTGAAAGCTTCTCGGTAGCTGGCGCGAAAGAAGGAATAGAGGGTATCATTGCGCGAGAAAATGGCCCATTTACTATACTTATATGCGGTTCCCTGTATCTTGCAGGTAACATATTATGGCAAAATGGCTTGAATCCTTAAAAAAGACGAGAAGCCACCTGCCGTTTTATGTTATATTCC includes the following:
- a CDS encoding polyprenyl synthetase family protein → MDTALTHKPTLNRLHALVREDLARVNAIITSNLGEDVPLIPAVAQHIIASGGKRLRPSLTLLSARLCGYRSGERHSQLAASIELIHTATLLHDDVVDESKMRRGKATANELWGNKASVLVGDFLLSRAFQLMVADGSLKALKILSDASAIISRGEVMQLTTANNMETTQAQYLEVITSKTAALFAAACELGAVVSGQTQMEGVLNEIGLCLGIAFQIMDDALDYAANEKTLGKAVGDDFRDGKVTLPVILAYTDGSAEERTFWKRTMEEQDIHDGDLEHATDLIARYDAITRSVAVAENYCETARKLISRFADSEEKEALLETVAFCTQRSY
- a CDS encoding SgcJ/EcaC family oxidoreductase is translated as MEQDEIAIRQLVATWMEASKSGDVQTVLSLMTDDVVFMVPGAKPFGKEAFAAASQGMKSMKMDGKSEILELEVLGDWAYARSFIDMTVTPPNGDPIHRNGHTLTLFKKDVDGKWKLARDANMLTVVKG
- a CDS encoding PH domain-containing protein, producing MVFLEENEQILYTGRASVIAYIISLLTWVIGGFSALPASEITVTNKRLYGKRGLLFRRPFDLPFSQIVHVWFKQGMLGMLFNYGTLIIATQDERKIRLKAISDPSFVKHTIEEVIEAKTLGHTLSEYTSDRF
- a CDS encoding ATP-binding cassette domain-containing protein; translation: MSITSEQIVRLEKVSMGYLSGQEVLRDISLSINRGGFYFLSGASGVGKSSLLNVISLCVRPSRGSVRLFGTETTRLMREQLPMFRRRIGTVFQDYRLIEHLNIEENVGLPLKIAGEPKEQIKEKVGELLEWVGLGAYHKAKPEILSGGQKQRAAIARAVVTRPDILLADEPSGNLDSALRMKFMYLFETLNKNGTTIVFATHDDHLISMFNYPVMRLKDGKLTGNHE
- a CDS encoding zinc-ribbon domain-containing protein, whose product is MILSCPECHTSYMVPDAAFGENGRMFRCANCKYSWFEENPDKHETEHAEAPVAAGADEAEIAAPSAAEIEELLRPEPEAEPVRRTPPPREQPMFASLLSEPDLPPMPRPRAAAPVLQSVPKQAANSNGAGVKALKALCMFLLVLNLALYPFAHRKEIIRSNPVIGMLFQLFGVYDTDGLALTDVKISKMRLDERTVRVRLECSVLNNSQQKRALPELNAFLMNAAGKQVFKSPDMIETGKAIHTGESEPCKPFAFDMGDGEVDHIILELADSSDMGLRVRK
- a CDS encoding dihydroneopterin aldolase, whose translation is MTNSYTSCLSINKMRLSVRLGYEKEERALAQSVDVDIKLYYPGLTEACRSDDGDYSCYDKLSRKIQQLCESKEFRLIEYLCTEIYNTARGELAQDIKIRVTVTKCGLPVGFVLGGASFSHTDLPPFSWVVPE
- the folK gene encoding 2-amino-4-hydroxy-6-hydroxymethyldihydropteridine diphosphokinase; this encodes MIILGLGSNKGDRLAHLRDAVRVLGGIVDNLVCSPIYESRALLPDEAPKEWDIDFLNMAVCGETKLTAHEFLERAKQIEKELGRKPSGHWGPREIDIDILAYDDAVIHEPHLVVPHQYMLERDFALIPVADIAPEWRYPVRGELHGMSAKQLAGNLISSMKKTSFTI
- the folP gene encoding dihydropteroate synthase: MTKLVGILNVTPDSFSDGGRYDTAEHAIQRIDELIACGAAGVDVGAESTRPGAVLLSPEQEWHRLAPIMEAICERAGKAFFSVDTRQAETALRCIRVFGDAAPSSLAINDVSGGRNAKLVETALKHNIRLILTHSLSVPADPAVTLPQDADALQVVYDWAEDMIRQCGKNIIIDPGIGFGKNAEQSLSLIKNIGHLKALGVEIMGGHSRKSFLSLFTDKPAAQRDPETLIISQYLVRQGVDYLRVHDVKSHYAMLKINEAL
- a CDS encoding folylpolyglutamate synthase/dihydrofolate synthase family protein, giving the protein MKHPDARIEKLLAVLAAPRLAEIDLSLNRIEALLAALGNPQDKLPPVVHVAGTNGKGSLLAYMKAILEAAGYKVNRLTSPYLVKFNEQITLGNEDISDEYLLSLLEELLAVTADYPVTFFEASTALAFLAFAQTPSDIVLLETGLGGRLDATNVVKKPALTAITPISIDHSEFLGNTIAEIAGEKAGIIKQSVLCVVGPQVPEALEVLEKAAEKREAALYRYGKEWRVEPREDGFRYISTRRTADFPLPNLPGKHQINNAATAIACIDCLSGFTITDAHIAQGITHALWQARLQRLTQGKLAAMLPRDAELWLDGGHNASAGEAVAHWLKQQKKPVHVIWGMLKTKDAKQFLAPCVPYIRSLSAMTIEGKPDSFTPQELAEIGRSHGIESFSVAGAKEGIEGIIARENGPFTILICGSLYLAGNILWQNGLNP